The Podarcis raffonei isolate rPodRaf1 chromosome 2, rPodRaf1.pri, whole genome shotgun sequence genome window below encodes:
- the LOC128409453 gene encoding major histocompatibility complex class I-related gene protein-like: MWQLLILEAAVAVLLGSRSGYSFHTMHGWFIAVWEPSRGLFEFTAVVYVDDQRATYYDSQSRQAVPAVPWMKDAVNHDPHIWNINTWRLQSAELRFRKDVENLQKHYNQSGGFHTWQMAYGCEVSEDGHRAGYTQYGYDGEDFLSFDKETLTWTATDVPAQFTKRKWEIDLAWSQRLKFYLEKECPEWLPKFLECGKEVLLRKEPPTVKVTRLAGYDGLETLICQAYGFYPREINAKWMKDGEVWEQDTFRRDVVPNSDGTYYAWLSIKVDPKDRDQFRCHVEHDGLPEPLDLAWEEPASKVFYLWIILVPGAVLMVAGITLYIRNQREGGSRATSARYSAGVPEC; encoded by the exons ATGTGGCAGCTCCTGATCCTGGAAGCGGCTGTTGCCGTCCTGCTGGGAAGCCGCTCAG GCTACTCCTTTCACACCATGCATGGCTGGTTCATTGCAGTTTGGGAGCCCAGCAGAGGACTTTTCGAGTTCACTGCAGTGGTTTACGTGGATGACCAGAGAGCTACTTACTATGACAGCCAGAGCAGGCAGGCAGTGCCTGCCGTCCCATGGATGAAAGATGCTGTAAATCATGATCCTCATATATGGAATATAAACACTTGGAGATTACAGAGTGCTGAACTGAGGTTCCGCAAAGATGTGGAGAACCTGCAAAAGCACTACAACCAAAGTGGAG GCTTCCACACTTGGCAGATGGCGTAtggctgtgaggtgagtgaggatgGCCACAGAGCAGGCTATACCCAATATGGCTATGATGGGGAAGACTTCCTCAGCTTTGACAAGGAGACCCTCACCTGGACAGCGACGGATGTTCCGGCCCAGTTTACCAAGAGGAAGTGGGAGATTGACTTGGCCTGGTCTCAACGCCTCAAGTTCTACCTGGAAAAGGAGTGCCCTGAGTGGCTGCCGAAAttcttggagtgtggaaaggaggTTTTGCTGAGGAAAG AGCCTCCGACGGTGAAAGTTACACGCCTGGCAGGTTATGATGGGCTGGAAACCCTTATCTGCCAGGCCTACGGATTCTATCCCAGAGAGATCAACGCCAAGTGGATGAAGGATGGGGAGGTCTGGGAGCAGGACACCTTCCGCAGGGATGTGGTCCCCAACTCAGATGGGACCTATTACGCCTGGCTCAGCATCAAGGTTGACCCCAAGGATAGGGACCAGTTCCGGTGCCATGTGGAACATGATGGACTTCCGGAGCCTCTGGACTTGGCCTGGGAGGAGCCTG CCTCAAAAGTATTCTATCTGTGGATCATCTTGGTGCCTGGGGCTGTTCTTATGGTAGCAGGGATCACACTATACATCA GAAACCAGCGAGAGGGTGGCTCCAGAGCAACTTCAG caagatATTCTGCTGGTGTGCCAGAGTGCTGA